AACGCAGCCGGGAAAACAGTGTTGGACAGCGCGGCAGGACCGCCGCCGGATGTTCCGGGCAGGGTCACCAGTTCCTGGCGGGTCCCGTTCGCTGCGCTCCCGCTGAGGTCTTCCGGAGGTGTTGCCGACCCGGCCGGAGGCTGGACGGGTCCGGACAGCGCGTCACAGGCCTGGCGCGGTGCAGCGTCCTGGGATTCCAAGAGGAAAACCACATCAAAATCTGCAGAGCGGTTCATCGTGTCATTCGAAGCGTCAGTGGAAAGGTCGACGACGAGGCCCAGTTCGAGTTCCTCGCCGGCGGCCATGTCCCAGATCTCAGGGACATCGGTGCAGCTTCCCACCCCACCCATAAGGGAGCGAACCGGCAAGTTGGAGGTAAGCCCTGCGGCCAGGCCGAGCTGCCGATTCAACTCGGGATCCGACCGGACCATAATCGCAGCCGAGGACAGCCGGGCCGGCTCCCCGCTGCCGTTGCGGATCCAGATGGTGGCGCTGGTTGTTGCGCCGGGAACAAATTGCAGCGCGTCGGTGAAGATGGGTCCCGCTATGGACGGAGCGTACGTTTTCCCGTCGAGGCTGAATTCCAGATAGTCATTGGCTGCGAAGGCACCGGGTGCTCCGGCCAGGGAAACGGCTGCAGCAACGGCACCGACGGCGGTGGCGCCGATCAGTCGCCGGCACCATCCCGCCGTGGATGCGGTAAACCGGTTCATCAGACGGTGGCATGCTTTCGGATCTCGGTGCGGTGTCCGCGGGTTGAGGGGTAGCCGGTGGAGTGGTCGTGGTCGCAGCCATCGCAGTCCGTCAGGATGGGATCGCCGGATTCGAGGTACTCGAAACCACTCTCAGCAGACGAGCCGAAAGTCGGGAAGATGGAGTCATCGTCGCTACCGGCGCCGGGACCCTGTTCGGTAGGGCCTTCCGGGGATGCGTCGTCGTCCTTGCGCTTCTTAGCCAGGGCGCCGCGGACCAGCGTGATCACGCCGTAACCCATGAGTGCGACGGCACCCCACTGGGCAATGGCACCGCGGTCGGAGTTGCCCAGGCCGTTGGCGATGAAGCCAACAAACGGCACCGCGTAGAAGAGTTTGCCCTTCACCTGGATTTCGCGGACGGGCAGTTCGTCTTCAACGCTGTTGTTGTCGCCCTTGGTGGTGAAGATGGTTTCGCCGCTCTGATCCGCGCCCACGGAGGTAACGCGGTGGGTAATGACGGCGGGTGAGCCGGATTCGATCTGGTAGGTGATGATGTCGCCGACGGTCAGTTCTTCAAAGGGAACGGGCTTCACCACGAGGAAGGTGCCTGGGGCATACTTCGGGGCCATGGAGCTGGTGAGCACGCTGTAGGTCTGGGAGCCGGTAATCATGGGCACAACCACCAGGGCCAGGGCCGCCATGGCAGTCAGGCACAGCGCGAGGTAACTAAGACCGGTGCCAACGACGCTGAGGACGGTGGTGGGCTTTTCTGCTCTTCTGCGGCCGTGCGACATGTTGACTATCCTTTGCTGTGCATCGTTGTTACCGGTCATGCCGGCATTTGACTGACGGTGAGCGCGGCGGGAACGGTGGTTGTTCTGCCCAGAATCGATACCGGGGTATTTGCCTTCAGTGTTGCCTTGACGCAAATGGTTTTGCTCTGCTCTTTGGCGATGACGCCCAAGTCCGGCATTCCGGCGTATGTGGCTGTCTCACAGCTCTGGCCTGCAAGCGGCACCGTGGTCTGAATAGTCAGATATTCGGCGAAACCCTCAGTTGCCAGGCCAGCAGTAACTTTCGGTTTGACGGTCATCGCGCTGGTGGCATTCACCTTGTTGGTAACCACAAAACTGGTGAACGAGTTGCCGCCGGGCTTGATCTCCGCGAGATTGAGGGCCAGGGGCTGCGCCAGGGATTTCATTTCCACGTTGTTCACCAGGATCCTGAAATCCGCGGACTGAACGGTTCCGGCGTTGGACGGAACCACCGCATTCCATAGTGCATAACTCCCCTGGACCGTCATGAGGCCAAGCACCACGGCCACGATGATCAAACCGGCCGCTTTCAGTGCTCGAAGGCTCTTCATCGGTTTTGTCTCCAGGGGGAACAGGCTGTGCGCGGAGCATGCGCGCCGCGCACAGCCGGGGGTTAGAACAAGATGGTGCTTGGAACTACGGGGTGGTGACCGGAGCGGGAGCCTGGGTGGCGGTGGTGGCGGTCGGGACGTTCTGCTCCAGCTTGAAGCCGACGCCGCTCAGGGCCTGTGTCTGCGTCATGGAAGCGGTGGTGTTTGAGCTCATGTTGGTGAAGTCAACCACCAGGCGGGCCTTGACGGTCTGGACGCCGGCTGCGAGCTGCAGCGGGGTGGCGGTGACGCCGGAGGTTGCGGGGGTCCAGCTGGTGCCATTGTTGGTGCTGTATTCCATGGTGATGTTCGCCTCGTTGCCGAAGGCCTTGGCAACCGCATCCGTGGTCTTCAGGTTGGCGGTGATCCGGTCTCCAACCAGGGTGACCGCGAGGTCCTGCGAGTAGGTCAGCTTCTCGCCGGGAACCATCTTGTAATCTGCAACCCGGATGGCGCCGGCCGTCATGTTGCTGGCCCAGGTTCCGGTGCCAGCCGTCATCTTCAGCTCACCGGCAGCGATGGTGCCGGCGTTGGCTGCCTGGGTCGCGTTCCAGGTGGCGAGGGTTCCGCCGCCGCCGAGAAGCAGTGCTACGCCTACGCCGGTTGCCAGTGCGCCTTTAGCCATCTTGTTCATTGTGTTCCCCTTGTTCGTTTTGCTTGAAACCGTTTCGGCCTAGGAAGGTTTTCCTTGCCGCTGGGTATTACTTTGCCGCCCGGTCCTCAAGAAACAACGCGTCCTTCCCACAGGGTTCTTGCAACGTTTGGCCAAAGCTCAAGGGCCACACAAGGTAACCTCAACATCAGCGCAATCAGCCCGGAATCGACCCGAAAACACTCGGATTCGACGCTGAAAGCACCCGCAAAGCAGTCCAAAAGCACGCATAAACAGCACAAAAACCCGAAACCGGCACGATCTGAAGCCCGAGGACATGAGCACCAACACCCCGTTCCGCATCCTGACCGTCTGCACCGGCAACATCTGCCGCTCCCCCATGGCCGAGCGCCTGCTCCAGACCGGCTTCGATCAGATGGCCCCGGGAGAGTTCACGGTGGCGAGCGCCGGCACCGGCGCCCTGGTGGGCTCGGGCATCGAACCCCACGTGGCCGGGTTCATCCATGTCTTCGGCGCGGACTCCAGCAACTTTGTCTCCCGCCAGCTCAACGCCAACATCCTCGCCGGCCAGGGTCTGGTGCTCGCGCTCACCCGGGCGCACCGCAGCAAGATCGTGGAGTTGGCCCCGGGCCTGCTGCGCCGCACCTTCACGCTGCGCGAGTTGGCCCGGCTCCTTCCGTTGGTGGAGGGACAGCGCGACGTCGGCGCCTCCGAACGCTGGACAGCGGCTGTCGCCAGGGCACTGCGGCTGCGCACCGCAAACCCGGTGGGTCCGGAAGAGGACGACGTCGTGGACCCCTACCGCCGCAGCGAGGACGTGTACCAGCAGATGGTCCACCAGCTCACGCCGGCCGTGGACACTCTGCTGTCCTGGGAACGCAAGCACCGGTGACGGAGACCCAGCCCGTGTCTTTTCCTCCGCCGCCCCCGCCGCAGCCCGCCCCGGGTCCGTCCCGGCGGGTGCGGCAGCGCCGAACGCTGGCTGCACTTTTTCTCCTCTATATAGGAGTGCTCGCGCTCGTGGTGTTCTGGCCCTCCCCCGTGGACCAGGATTCCGCCGGCACACTCAAGGCTGTCCTGCGCAGGCTCCACGGCATGGGGGTTCCCGGCTGGGTCAACTACTCCTTTGTGGAGAACTTGGCCAACGTCCTGATGTTTGTGCCCTTTGGGCTGCTCGCCGCCGCCTGGCTGCCCGAACGGCGCATTTGGCTGGCCGCAGCCGGCGGCATTGTGGCCTCCTGCCTGATTGAGTCCGCGCAGGCACTCCTGCTGCCCAACCGCTTCGCCACAATTTACGACGTGACCGCTAACTCCCTCGGCGCCGCCCTGGGCTGCATCGTCGTCTACGCTTGGCACAGCCGCCGCAGAGATTACCTGTCCACTACCGCCCCGTAGCAGACAGGCTAGGTAGACCGACGAATTCACCATCCTGCCGGTATATCAGCAATCCCGAATCCGGCGCATAATCAGGCATGCCCAATCTTCCTTGGGAAGCTTTGCTGACGTTGCTCGGGATTCTCGCTGCTTCCCTCCCGCAGTTAACGTCCCATAACAGGCTCACGAAGCGGATTACTTTTTGGACGGGCCAGGTTGGGTCGTTAGAGCCCGGATATGAGCGGGACGTTGCCGAAGGCCTCCGTCGTGAAGCCACTGGACGTTTACTCGCGCTGGAGGTGTACCCGGCGTGGAAGCTCCTCGGGCCGCTTTACTTCGGCGTACTGGCTTTACTATTAGCTGTTCTCATCGGTATAGCCATAGGGGAATCTATTGAATCGCGGCTGGTTATCGGTTTTTGGGCTTTGTCAACAGCCACGGTTATGGGATTTTCAGTTTTTCGCATCTCCCAAGTCGTTCGTTCCCGGCAGCTAGTGACAGCGCAGTACCTGGGCGGGGAGGTGATTCACCCTGAGGAGCACTTTCTCGATCCGACAACATGGAAACAGAGAACCGGAATGGTGATCGGGCCGGGCGGGCTCTCCATTGTCCTCATTGATCGAGTGGCATGGATGGTTGATCCGGGCCGGCCGCCGTTAGTCGTCGAGCCCCTGACAGCTTACGGACTGGTCCTCCTCATTGTGGGCTTTTCCATGTCAGCGTCGCTTTTCACCGCGGGGAAATTGAAACCAGAGTATCCCCGCACGCTTCGCAAAGGCGCGTGATGGTAAAGCCCGAGATTTTGGGCGGAACCCACAAGTCCCGCCGAAATAGCAACAAATGCAGTTCTCAGCGCTCAGAACTGCACTTACTGCCACTTCGCGGGTAGGAAGGGGTGCCACTTCGCGGGTGAGGAAAGGGGCCGACGGCGCAGGGCAGGACTACTTGTAAACCCCCGCCGGGAATCTTGCCCCGATCTTGCGTCTTCGCGGGGGCAGTTCCTGAGCTAGCACTGGCATTGTTCTAAACATCAAGCAGCCTTACGAAACACCCAGCCCCGCCGCGACGAACAGCGGCCACCCGAGCGGAGGACCCCCCATGGCTCCGATAGCATCCGCTTTCCTCCGCCCGCATCCTTGGGCGGCAGCCGGAGTTTGTCGATGATGGCCACGGCCGCACACGGCCCGGACCTTATTGCCCGTGAACAGCTCCTGGATCTGACCGACCAGCTCGGCCCGGCGTCCTGCCGCGAGTTCATCAACAACTACATCACGCTGTGGGAGTCCCGCTACGACCGCCTGTACCGGGCGGTGACAGGAGCGGACGACGCCGCCGCCATGGACGTGGTGCTCAGCATCAAGATCTCCAGTGAAATGGCCGGCGCCAAACGCCTCGCCGAGCTGGCTCACAGCGCCCAGCAGCGTCTGGCGCGCTTCGGCGCCGCTGAGCTGGCGTCCATGCTCGCGCTGTTCGCCGCCTGCGGCCGGGAAACCATGGCCTGCCTGCTGGCGTCCCTGGATTAACAGCACCGCCGGACCAGCACCGCAAGCGCCGCCGGCACAGCCGGGTACCCTGAGATGAAGGCAGTTCGCTTATCAGGGGGAGTTCCACCAAACATGTCACGGCTTGCCACGCGCACCCTCACTATGCTTGGCCTGGACAAGGACTTCCACGACCTGACCCTGTCGCAGCGCGTGCGGATCAGCCAGGGCCCCCTGGTCATCACCGTCGGCCTGCTCTGCATCATCTACGCCACCCTGCTGCCGGAAATCATAGCCCGCCCGCAGTTCCAGGCCGGCCTCGTGCTGCTGGTGCTGATCACCCTTGCCGCCGTCGTCGTGCCCTGGGACCGGCTGTGGTACGCCGCCTACTGGATCCTGCCGGTCCTGGACTTTGCCGCCGTCGGCCTGCTGTACCACGGCGGTTTTGGCCTTGCCACGGGCATTTACCTGCTGTGCGTTTTTCCGGTCTTCTGGCTGGCCTGGTCCCGTGTATCGGCCCTCGGCGCGCAGATCCTGAGCTTCGTCTGCCCGCTGATCATCGTCTGGCTGCCGGTGTTCGCCTCTCCTGAACCCGTCACCGGACAGCGCCTTGCCGCACCCATCCTCGGCCCGCTCGTGACGCTGGCAGTCGCCATCACAGTGACTGTTATCCGGCAGGACATGGACGCCCGGCAGGCTGCCCTGGCCCACAAGGACCAGCTGTTGGAAGAGGCCCTGAGCCAGAGCACCGAACGGTCCCAGCTGCTCGACGTCGTCCTGAACGCAATCGACGTCGGCGTCCTGGTGGTCGGTCCCAACGGTTCCGCCGTGCACAAGAACGAGCGGATGCGGATGCTGGATGAGCGGATCCGGCCCGCCGGCATGAAGCACACCCAGGAAGAGGATCTGCTGTTCTTCGGCGCGGACCGCACCACCGCCCTCACCGCGGAGGAGCGTCCCATCGGCCGGGCGATGAAGGGCGAGGCTTTCCAGGACGTGTTGATCTGGGCCGGGCGGCCCGGTGACCTGATCGCACTGTCGTGCTCCGCGCGCATCCAGCGCAATGTCAATGGGTTCAACGGGGCCGTCATCGCGTTCAGCGACGTCACCGACCTGATGGATGCACTGCGCGCCCGGGATGACTTTGTTTCCAGCGTCTCACATGAGCTGCGCACTCCCCTGACCTCGATCATCGGGTACCTGGAGCTGGCGCAGGACGAGGTGGAGGACACCGGTTTGACCGGCACCATTCCGCACGCCGTGGAGGTGGCCCAGCGCAACAGCGAGCGCCTGCTGAGCCTGGTCTCGGATCTGCTGGCGGCGGCCTCGGGCAGCGTCGCCCTGGATCCCCGCCCGGTCTCCGGGGAGGACCTGATCGGCGCGGGCCTGCGCTCGGCGTTGCCTCGGGCCGCGGCCGGCGGCGTGCTGCTCACCGCCGAGTTCGCCCCGGACCTGATCGTCCACGGCGATCCGGTGCGGCTGGCGCAGGTACTGGACAACCTGCTCTCCAACGCCATCAAATACTCGCCCGACGGCGGCACGGTCACCGTGCGGTCCTGGACCGAGCCCGGCAGCGCCTACCTGCAGGTCCAGGACGCCGGCATGGGCATGAGCGAGGAGGACCAGCGGGAACTGTTCACCAAGTTCTTCCGCACCGGCGCCGTCCGCCGGGCCGGAATCCCCGGCGCGGGCCTGGGCCTGGCCATCACCAAGAACATCATTGAGGCCCACGGCGGAACCATCTCCCTGGTCAGCGCCCCGGGGAAAGGATCCACCTTTACCGTGTGCATTCCACAGCCGCCGCAGACGCCGTCGGCCACTGACGCACTGGAACCGTCCGCCGCGGATGTCGAAATCTCCGAAACTGCTTCGTCCCTGGAGTGAACGCAGCCACAATGGCTGTGTCACAGGCAACTGTGCCGCAGGAATCCAAGGAGAAGCATCATGGCCAAATATCTGTTGCTCAAGCACTACCGCGGCGCCCCGGCGGCCGTGAATGACGCGCCCATGGACCAGTGGACGCCGGAGGAAATCTCCGCGCACATGCAGTACATGCAGGACTTCGCAGACCGTCTGACCGAAACGGGCGAGTACGTTGACGGTCAGGCGCTGTCCCCCGAGGGGACCTTTGTAAGGTACGACGGCGAGGGCCGCCCGCCGGTCACCGACGGCCCGTTCGCGGAGACCAAGGATCTGGTTGCCGGGTGGATGGTGCTCGACGTCGACAGCTACGACCACGCGATCGAGCTCGCCGGGGAACTGTCCGCGGCTCCGGGGCCGGCCGGCAAGCCGATCCATGAGTGGATCGAGGTCCGGCCCTTCCTCACCCCGCCGCTGACCGTCACGGAGTGAGGCCGGCATGGCTGGCGCCGGTGCTCCCGGACTGGACGAGGTACTGCTGCGCACGCTGACCCCGCACGTGATAACCGCCGTCGTCCGCCGCGGAGCCGATTTCGCGGCGGCCGAGGACGCGGTCCAGGAAGCCCTCATCGAAGCTTTGCGCACCTGGCCGCAGCAGCAACCGCGCGATCCTAAGGCGTGGCTGGTGACCGTGGCCTGGCGCAGGTTTCTCGACGCCGTGCGCGCCGGAGACTCGCGCCGGCAGCGGGAGTTGCGGGTGCACACCGAACCCGCTCCCGGGCCCGTCGGCACGGCCGATGACACCCTGCAGCTGTATTTCCTCTGTGCCCATCCGCTTCTCAGCCCGTCCTCGGCGGTGGCGCTCACGCTGCGGGCCGTGGGCGGGCTGACCACCCGGCAGATTGCCGCCGCCTATCTGGTGGGTGAAACAACCATGGCGCAGCGGATCAGCCGCGCGAAGCGCCTGCTCACCGGACAGCGCCTCGATGCGCCCGGAGATGTGGCCACCGTGCTGCGGGTGCTGTATCTGGTGTTCAACGAGGGGTACTCCGGGGACGTGGATCTGGCCGCCGAGGCGATCCGGCTCACCCGGCAGCTGGACGCCGGCATCAACCATCCGGAAGTGCAGGGCCTGCTGGCGCTCATGCTGCTCCACCATGCCCGCCGCGCCGCCCGCACCGGGGCCGCCGGGCAGCTAATACCGCTGGCCGAGCAGGACCGCAGCCGCTGGAACACCGCCCTCATTGCCGAGGGGGTGGGCATCCTGCAGCGGGCACTGGCCCGGGACCGGCTCGGCGAGTTCCAGGCGCAGGCGGCCATCGCCGCGCTGCACGCCGATGCCCCGTCCGCCGGTGAGACGGACTGGCCGCAGATCGTGGAGTGGTATGACGAGCTGGTGCGCCTCACCGGCAGCCCGGTGGCCCGGCTGAACCGGGCCGTTGCGGTGGGCGAGGCGGACGGGCCGCGCGCCGGGCTGGCGGCGCTGGCGGCCGTGGATCCCGCACTCCCCCGGCACACCGCCGCGCTGGCTTATCTGACCGAACGCGACGGCGATGCGCCGGCTGCGGCGGTGCTCTATGCCGAGGCAGCCCGGGCCGCCGCCAATGTGCAGGAGCGGGACCACCTGACACTGCAGGCGGCCCGGCTGAATGCAGCGCTGCGTGGCTGAGGGCTCCCCCGACGCCAGCTATAGGCCCTCGTTCACTGCATGCCCCTAGCTGCGGTCCGGCTGAATCCCTCCCTCAATCCAGGGGTAGCCGGTTGCCAGCGGTGCTCCGTCGTCGTGATGGGAGAGCCATTCCACCGCGGCATCGTGGTAGCGGTCAAAGCCCTTATAGTCCACGAGCTCATGGTCAATCGACTTCAGCGCCCGGTGCATGCGCTTTGCCCATTCCGGAGCGTGCTCCACCAGTTCAGCAAGACTCACGAGGTATGTACGAACCGGGAACACAATGGCGTTGGATCGCGGCAGACGGTGCAGGGGCTGCAGTTCAATGCGCAGGTATACCTTTTCCCCTGCATTTTCAGGCGTGACGATCGTCCGGTCCGGCGCCCAGTCCGGAAGCGTTTCCACGGAGGTTTCCAGCCGTGGGTGAACGGTAAGGGACCAGTTGACCCGCCGAACAGGATGGCCGGGCTTCATCCGAAGCAGGAATTTGAGGGCCCTGTCCAGGATCCCCATTTCCTGTAGCTTAGGCACCGGGCCATGGAATTCAAAGAAGCTCATCCCCATGTTGAACTGCAGTGAGTAATCGGCCCTCTGGGTCGTCATACCGGCGCCGATCACCAGGGTGTTGTCCCTCTCTTCGAGAACGACGAATTCACCCTGAGCCTGCCGCGTCGCGTACTCCATCGGATCCGTCGGCAGGGTTGCCGGGTCCCCGAAGGTGAACGTGTCATCGATCCCGAGGAGCCTGTTCTCCCAGCGCCACGAGTTCCCGTTCTTGGTGAGGGTGAAGTGTTCGGGGAAATCCCTGCTGTAGGACTCGAAGATGAGTTCCAGCAGATCCCACTGTGCTTCCAGCATGTGCGGCAGCGCGATGTAATGAACGCCGGGCATCTCCTGCAGCATCTGGGCACGGTGCGCACATTCCGAGACGTAGTGCTCATCCACATCGAAAGCGCTTCTTAAGGCACCCTCGCCTGCCGGAACGTGGGGTTCGAGGTTCATGGAATACATGTACTCGTCGTCAGGGAACGGAAAAGGGAGACGGCGAACAGCTTCACGGGAGTTCTGAAACTGGTATTCGCCCTCCGGGGTGTAAGTTTCATTCGATTTAAATCCGGCTGATGAGGATACCGCTGTCATGGTGTAGTTCTCCTTAAGCATCGATGACGAGTTTTGTGCACGTGGCCCGTGAAACGCAGGGCATGATGAGTTTGTTGGAGCAGCGGTCCGTTTCTGAAAGCCAGTCATCCCGATGGTCGATGGTGCCTTCAAGCTCCAGGACCTCGATTTCGCACTCGCCGCACGCCCCTCC
This genomic interval from Arthrobacter citreus contains the following:
- a CDS encoding HAMP domain-containing sensor histidine kinase, with the protein product MSRLATRTLTMLGLDKDFHDLTLSQRVRISQGPLVITVGLLCIIYATLLPEIIARPQFQAGLVLLVLITLAAVVVPWDRLWYAAYWILPVLDFAAVGLLYHGGFGLATGIYLLCVFPVFWLAWSRVSALGAQILSFVCPLIIVWLPVFASPEPVTGQRLAAPILGPLVTLAVAITVTVIRQDMDARQAALAHKDQLLEEALSQSTERSQLLDVVLNAIDVGVLVVGPNGSAVHKNERMRMLDERIRPAGMKHTQEEDLLFFGADRTTALTAEERPIGRAMKGEAFQDVLIWAGRPGDLIALSCSARIQRNVNGFNGAVIAFSDVTDLMDALRARDDFVSSVSHELRTPLTSIIGYLELAQDEVEDTGLTGTIPHAVEVAQRNSERLLSLVSDLLAAASGSVALDPRPVSGEDLIGAGLRSALPRAAAGGVLLTAEFAPDLIVHGDPVRLAQVLDNLLSNAIKYSPDGGTVTVRSWTEPGSAYLQVQDAGMGMSEEDQRELFTKFFRTGAVRRAGIPGAGLGLAITKNIIEAHGGTISLVSAPGKGSTFTVCIPQPPQTPSATDALEPSAADVEISETASSLE
- a CDS encoding alternate-type signal peptide domain-containing protein, which codes for MAKGALATGVGVALLLGGGGTLATWNATQAANAGTIAAGELKMTAGTGTWASNMTAGAIRVADYKMVPGEKLTYSQDLAVTLVGDRITANLKTTDAVAKAFGNEANITMEYSTNNGTSWTPATSGVTATPLQLAAGVQTVKARLVVDFTNMSSNTTASMTQTQALSGVGFKLEQNVPTATTATQAPAPVTTP
- a CDS encoding DUF3445 domain-containing protein, whose amino-acid sequence is MTAVSSSAGFKSNETYTPEGEYQFQNSREAVRRLPFPFPDDEYMYSMNLEPHVPAGEGALRSAFDVDEHYVSECAHRAQMLQEMPGVHYIALPHMLEAQWDLLELIFESYSRDFPEHFTLTKNGNSWRWENRLLGIDDTFTFGDPATLPTDPMEYATRQAQGEFVVLEERDNTLVIGAGMTTQRADYSLQFNMGMSFFEFHGPVPKLQEMGILDRALKFLLRMKPGHPVRRVNWSLTVHPRLETSVETLPDWAPDRTIVTPENAGEKVYLRIELQPLHRLPRSNAIVFPVRTYLVSLAELVEHAPEWAKRMHRALKSIDHELVDYKGFDRYHDAAVEWLSHHDDGAPLATGYPWIEGGIQPDRS
- a CDS encoding VanZ family protein, translated to MSFPPPPPPQPAPGPSRRVRQRRTLAALFLLYIGVLALVVFWPSPVDQDSAGTLKAVLRRLHGMGVPGWVNYSFVENLANVLMFVPFGLLAAAWLPERRIWLAAAGGIVASCLIESAQALLLPNRFATIYDVTANSLGAALGCIVVYAWHSRRRDYLSTTAP
- a CDS encoding YciI family protein yields the protein MAKYLLLKHYRGAPAAVNDAPMDQWTPEEISAHMQYMQDFADRLTETGEYVDGQALSPEGTFVRYDGEGRPPVTDGPFAETKDLVAGWMVLDVDSYDHAIELAGELSAAPGPAGKPIHEWIEVRPFLTPPLTVTE
- a CDS encoding signal peptidase I, which produces MSHGRRRAEKPTTVLSVVGTGLSYLALCLTAMAALALVVVPMITGSQTYSVLTSSMAPKYAPGTFLVVKPVPFEELTVGDIITYQIESGSPAVITHRVTSVGADQSGETIFTTKGDNNSVEDELPVREIQVKGKLFYAVPFVGFIANGLGNSDRGAIAQWGAVALMGYGVITLVRGALAKKRKDDDASPEGPTEQGPGAGSDDDSIFPTFGSSAESGFEYLESGDPILTDCDGCDHDHSTGYPSTRGHRTEIRKHATV
- a CDS encoding low molecular weight phosphatase family protein, with the translated sequence MSTNTPFRILTVCTGNICRSPMAERLLQTGFDQMAPGEFTVASAGTGALVGSGIEPHVAGFIHVFGADSSNFVSRQLNANILAGQGLVLALTRAHRSKIVELAPGLLRRTFTLRELARLLPLVEGQRDVGASERWTAAVARALRLRTANPVGPEEDDVVDPYRRSEDVYQQMVHQLTPAVDTLLSWERKHR
- a CDS encoding RNA polymerase sigma factor; translation: MAGAGAPGLDEVLLRTLTPHVITAVVRRGADFAAAEDAVQEALIEALRTWPQQQPRDPKAWLVTVAWRRFLDAVRAGDSRRQRELRVHTEPAPGPVGTADDTLQLYFLCAHPLLSPSSAVALTLRAVGGLTTRQIAAAYLVGETTMAQRISRAKRLLTGQRLDAPGDVATVLRVLYLVFNEGYSGDVDLAAEAIRLTRQLDAGINHPEVQGLLALMLLHHARRAARTGAAGQLIPLAEQDRSRWNTALIAEGVGILQRALARDRLGEFQAQAAIAALHADAPSAGETDWPQIVEWYDELVRLTGSPVARLNRAVAVGEADGPRAGLAALAAVDPALPRHTAALAYLTERDGDAPAAAVLYAEAARAAANVQERDHLTLQAARLNAALRG